A single region of the Marinobacter salinus genome encodes:
- a CDS encoding PilZ domain-containing protein yields the protein MKPVAIKSNLRNQQRVDVSTNITIEKPDGCCLTCSVSNISRTGVMVSCNQEAVKTLIPDLKAPAPGNWISVKTSFSVPVVATQPVSIIADGNIVHMRRIARDEFQLGIQFAEFEGNGFDYVDRYVGKLLADARNRL from the coding sequence ATGAAACCAGTTGCGATAAAGTCAAACCTACGTAACCAGCAGCGCGTTGATGTATCCACCAACATTACCATCGAGAAACCGGATGGTTGCTGCCTGACCTGTTCGGTCTCCAACATCTCCCGAACCGGAGTGATGGTCTCCTGCAATCAGGAAGCCGTCAAAACACTCATTCCAGATCTCAAAGCACCGGCTCCCGGCAACTGGATTTCGGTCAAGACCAGCTTTTCCGTACCGGTGGTCGCCACTCAGCCTGTTTCCATAATCGCCGACGGCAACATTGTCCATATGCGCCGAATTGCTCGCGATGAATTCCAGCTCGGCATCCAGTTTGCGGAATTCGAAGGCAACGGCTTTGATTATGTTGACCGCTATGTCGGGAAACTGCTTGCCGACGCCCGGAACCGGCTCTGA